A genomic region of Cannabis sativa cultivar Pink pepper isolate KNU-18-1 chromosome 1, ASM2916894v1, whole genome shotgun sequence contains the following coding sequences:
- the LOC115694972 gene encoding uncharacterized protein LOC115694972, which translates to MATTKSGSKLPSPAKKISKISKKPPTNSSKVDPKMSLKRIAKKGMSDVAEPSGSKKRPIPNKIESRKTKRAKSSKSAKDVISYFDFEDEVHDGEVKPKVKSKVHAKSSEKYEDFDLPKKKNPSKVSFFVFFYSTFLFFPFLLFHVICQ; encoded by the exons ATGGCCACCACTAAGTCGGGTTCGAAGTTACCTTCCCCagctaaaaaaatttctaaaatttctaagaAACCTCCTACAAATTCATCTAAAGTTGATCCTAAGATGAGTTTGAAGCGCATTGCGAAGAAAGGAATGAGTGATGTTGCAGAGCCATCTGGTTCTAAGAAAAGACCTATTCCAAATAAAATTGAGTCTCGTAAGACAAAGAGAGCAAAATCTTCGAAATCTGCCAAGGAT GTTAtatcttattttgattttgaggATGAAGTGCATGATGGGGAAGTGAAGCCTAAAGTTAAATCCAAG GTCCATGCTAAGAGCTCAGAAAAGTATGAAGACTTTgacttacccaaaaaaaaaaatccttctaAGGTgtctttttttgtgtttttttatagTACATTTCTGTTTTTCCCTTTTCTATTGTTTCATGTCATTTGTCAGTGA
- the LOC115705232 gene encoding probable acyl-[acyl-carrier-protein]--UDP-N-acetylglucosamine O-acyltransferase, mitochondrial, with translation MFRRLFKATTANPLSSPFTALSLRPFSASVQNVESLELAKSTTTFIHPTAIVDPNAIVGLGVSIGPFCTVGSSAKLGNGCKLHTGSHVYGNTELGNDCVLMTGAVVGDDLPGRTVMGCNNVVGHYAVVGIRGQDLKYKPGDECFLYVGENNDIREHTSIHRSSKSSDKTVIGNNNLIMGSCHIAHDCKVGNSNIFANGTLLAGHVVVEDYAHTAGGAAVHQFCHIGSFSFIGAGAMVKNDVPKYMMVAGDGPELRSLNLEGLRRNGFTATEITSLRKAYLKIFMPSQEDARGFEERLSEVEHDEKLANVPAVSYMVHSIRKSFEGDRRGICKHRLWNSS, from the exons ATGTTCCGTCGCCTCTTCAAAGCTACCACCGCAAACCCTCTTTCCTCTCCTTTCACCGCTCTCTCTCTCCGACCCTTCTCCGCCTCCGTTCAAA ATGTTGAAAGTCTGGAACTTGCCAAATCTACTACCACCTTCATCCACCCCACTGCCATTGTTGACCCCAATGCTATAGTTGGTCTG GGTGTTTCCATTGGCCCCTTTTGTACTGTTGGGTCCTCTGCAAAGCTTGGCAATGGTTGTAAATTGCATACAGGAAGCCATGTATATGGGAATACAGAATTGGGGAATGATTGCGTTCTGATGAC TGGTGCTGTGGTTGGTGATGATCTTCCTGGGCGTACCGTGATGGGATGCAACAACGTTGTTGGACATTATGCTGTTGTTGGGATTAGAGGCCAAGACTTGAAGTACAAG CCAGGTGATGAATGTTTCCTTTATGTCGGGGAGAACAATGATATCCGAGAACATACATCAATCCACAGATCTTCAAAATCAAGTGATAAAACT GTTATTGGGAACAACAATCTCATCATGGGCTCTTGTCATATTGCTCACGATTGCAAAGTAGGAAACAGTAATATTTTTGCAAATGGCACTCTTCTAGCAGGACATGTTGTGGTTGAA GACTATGCTCACACTGCAGGAGGTGCTGCTGTTCATCAATTCTGCCATATTGGCTCTTTCTCGTTCATTGGTGCTGGTGCAATG GTTAAAAATGATGTTCCAAAATACATGATGGTTGCAGGAGATGGGCCTGAGCTTCGCAGTTTGAATCTAGAGGGCCTTAGACGCAATGGGTTTACAGCTACTGAG ATCACAAGCCTTAGAAAAGCTTACCTAAAGATTTTCATGCCTAGTCAAGAAGATGCCAGGGGTTTTGAAGAACGTCTTTCAGAAGTG GAGCATGACGAGAAACTGGCAAATGTTCCTGCAGTATCTTACATGGTTCATTCTATACGCAAATCTTTTGAAGGAGACCGACGAGGAATATGCAAACATAGACTTTGGAACAGCTCTTAA
- the LOC115702108 gene encoding transcription factor MYB1R1: protein MGRKCSHCGNIGHNSRTCTTSSTMTTFVNSNNNNANSSLRLFGVKVDIVSSSPSSLTSSSSSSSCSNSNININVLKKSFSMDCLMHSSLSSPSSSPSSSSSAIIALDETNISDHHKAATSIGYLSDGLIIGRPQERKKGVPWTEEEHRTFLIGLEKLGKGDWRGISRSFVTTRTPTQVASHAQKYFLRQATLDKKKRRSSLFDMVGCSPPQHTSSDNQHNKDIKTQQNGVVLPLQLELSTSLSDYNNHHHDQKPGGVVDFTQLASSHHHHHHHHHGLPLPPNNKNNNSVPVWIHGLMDSQLKSSSSNSNSKANSTTCSNTGAGVDLELNLGGGPARPAAAAAASLEQNNNNKSSNPCPGLLFVGPITVT from the exons ATGGGCAGAAAGTGCTCACATTGTGGAAACATAGGTCATAATTCAAGGACCTGCACCACATCTTCTACTATGACTACTTTtgttaatagtaataataataatgcaaatTCATCACTTCGTTTATTTGGAGTGAAAGTAGATATAgtatcatcatcaccatcatcattaacctcatcatcttcttcttcttcttgttctaattccaatattaatataaatgtcTTGAAGAAAAGCTTCAGCATGGATTGCTTAATGCACTCCTCTTTATCTTCAccttcttcttcaccttcttcttcttcttctgccaTAATTGCCCTTGATGAAACCAATATTTCTGATCATCACAAAGCAGCAACAAGTATTGGTTATCTCTCTGATGGTCTCATTATTGGCAGACCTCAGGAAAGAAAAAAAG gtgttCCATGGACAGAAGAAGAGCACAGGACATTTCTGATTGGGCTTGAGAAGCTAGGAAAGGGAGACTGGAGAGGCATTTCTAGAAGCTTTGTCACTACAAGAACACCAACCCAAGTTGCAAGTCATGCCCAGAAATATTTTCTAAGACAAGCAACTCTCgacaagaagaagagaagatcAAGCCTATTTGATatg GTTGGTTGTAGTCCTCCTCAACATACTAGTAGTGATAATCAGCACAACAAGGATATTAAAACTCAGCAAAACGGTGTCGTCCTGCCTCTACAGCTGGAACTTAGTACTTCATTATCAGattacaacaatcatcatcatgATCAAAAACCTGGAGGAGTAGTTGACTTTACTCAACTAGCTTcttctcatcatcatcatcatcatcatcatcatggcCTTCCTCTTCCTcctaataacaaaaataataattcagtACCTGTTTGGATACATGGATTAATGGATTCCCAGTtgaaatcatcatcatcaaattCAAATTCCAAAGCAAACAGTACTACTTGCTCAAATACTGGTGCAGGGGTTGATCTAGAGCTGAATCTGGGTGGAGGGCCAGCAAGgcctgctgctgctgctgctgctagtttggaacaaaataataataataagtcatCAAATCCATGTCCAGGTCTCCTCTTTGTTGGCCCTATTACTGTTACATGA